Sequence from the candidate division KSB1 bacterium genome:
AATGGCAGCGTGACAGGCGAATGTTTGAAGGTGACCTGGAATTACAGCCGAGCGCTGCATCGGGCCGAGACCATCGAGCAACTGGCCGAAGGATTTGTCGAGGCGTTGCGGAATATCATTACCCTGAGCCGCTCGCAAGAGGGGATTGGTTACACGCCATCGGATTTTTCAGATGTGAAGTTGGAGCAGGAAGAGTTGGAGGAGTTGGTGGCGGAATTGGAAGAAGCATGAGGGTAAAATTCCAAATAACAAAGACCAAATTCCAAATCAATTACAAATATCAAGGTTCAGAGAATTGTCAATGTTGAAATGGAATTCGTTGTTGACATCCCCCTAAATCCCCCTTCAAAGGGGGAATTGCAATAGATAGTTCCCTCCTTTGAAGAGGGACAAGGGGGATGTCGGTTTGTAGAGGAATTCAATAGCCGCACAATCAATTTCCGCATTATCAGAAATTTTGGGTATAGAATGAGGAAATAATTGATAATTCTCTCAAATAAATTTTATGCCTGATGATTTTAATATCTACATCCCCCTAAATCCCCCTTCAAAGGGGGACTTGCCATAGTTCCCCCCTTTGAAGGGGGGACAGGGGGGATGTAGTATAATTTGAAATAGAACGATTTCATTTCGATCTCGATTGAACGAAAAGGTTATGGCTGGTATGGATAAGAAAAACATCGAAGCGATTTATCCCCTGTCGCCGATGCAACAGGGAATGCTATTTCATAGCGTGTATGCGCCAGAGTCGGGCGTGTATCACGAGCAACTCACCTGTACGCTGGAGGGCGATCTGAATGTGGCCGCTTTCGAGCAGGCCTGGCGCCACATTGTGGATCGGCACTCGGTGCTGCGGACGTCGTTTGTGTACAAGCGGCTCGATAAAACCCTGCAGGTCGTCCACAAACAGGTGGAGTTGCCGTTTGAACAATTGGATTGGCGAGATCTCTCCGCAGAGGAGCAATCGCTTCGGCTGGAACAATTTTTGACCGAGAATCTGCAACGCCATTTCGACCTCAACAAGGCGCCGCTGATCCGACTGGCCGTAATCCGTCTTTCTGATCAAACCTATCAATTCGTCTGGAACCATCACCATCTGTTGTTGGATGGCTGGTCCATGCCCATCGTGATTCAGGAGGTCTTTGCCTGCTACGAAGCCCTGCGCCAGGACAAGCCCATTCAACTGCCGCCTGCTCGACCGTATCGGGATTACATCAACTGGCTGCAAAAACAGGATCAAGCCGCTGCAGAAAAGTACTGGCGCAATGAGCTCAAGGGA
This genomic interval carries:
- a CDS encoding condensation domain-containing protein; the encoded protein is MDKKNIEAIYPLSPMQQGMLFHSVYAPESGVYHEQLTCTLEGDLNVAAFEQAWRHIVDRHSVLRTSFVYKRLDKTLQVVHKQVELPFEQLDWRDLSAEEQSLRLEQFLTENLQRHFDLNKAPLIRLAVIRLSDQTYQFVWNHHHLLLDGWSMPIVIQEVFACYEALRQDKPIQLPPARPYRDYINWLQKQDQAAAEKYWRNELKGFTAPTPLISDPALDGKLIPEKDYDDRKLYLPEEATAKLEALARKHQLTLNTIVQGAWAILLSRYSHEQDVLFGATVSGRPA